The window CTGCTGATCGTTCTGCTTTacgttttttcttttgttttttttgttttccatttccaaTTATTTCTTTGTAAGCACTCGGGCTGACTCAACGTTGCAACACATTACAAAGAATATTAAATTACCTTATCATTAACAATACATTCACATTGTATTCACAGCCACTCACAGTCAGTATTAATTTTCAAAGCTCGACCAAAGGGTGTCAGTCAGAGCCATGCTCCACTTATTTAGCTAAAACTAAAGCTGAGAACAAAATACATTGTTTAGCTCAGGTGGGAAATAACCTCcatcaaaatgaataaaacaaatcttGTTCAGTATCATAGAACCACAGGTAAAATGTAAGCTCTGGCTAACTCTGTTTACCCTACCAGGGTTACAGGGTTATCAGCCGAACCTGGCTAGTCCTGTTTGCCCCAGCTGTGGAAATCAGGGTAGTGGTTGATTCCCTAGGTGGTTGGGCTGTTCAGTGGGAGGTCAGGAACTGTTATTCTCTCTTTAGGATTAACAGAACCTCAAAGGGCCCCGTTCATCAGCACCAGGGTAGCAAAGAGGATCAGGTCACAATTTCTGGATCACCACCTGGAACTTACCTAGCAAAACAGAATGAAGGAGAGGTCAGCCAATTATGCTGGACCTTGCCACATATATCCCAAATTCAAATAATTAGAAGTACCTTGCTCAAGGATACCTCACACAAATGAAAGCAGTTAACAGAGGTTTCACTGGTAGCCAGTGAGCATGTTATGTCACCTGACTTTTTCCAATAGTAAAAAGAATCATACTGATAGTACTTACAGGATGGCATAACTGAGACCTCAGCTGTCACCACACTGTCCAGACCAAGGTTAGACAGAGCTCCTCTCACCATGCCACATGAAAAAGCGAGgtactgagagaaaacacacacacacaaacatacaaattaGTCCTAGCTCCCGTGATTAATCCTGATTTTGttagctgtataaataaaaaaaagccttatGGGCTTACTTCTTGATCCCCAGGTGACAGCAGTAGAATTGTctctttatttatgtttgtgagaaagagagagaggatgtaTACTGACCTTAGGAGCCTGATCCAGGTACTGTTTTCCACTGGAGAGCTGAGTCAAAAGAGCAAATTTGTTGTCCTGTAGAACATAGGTACCCtgtaatggaaaataaaaagaggtaCAGTAGCAACCCAGCAACAAACTACGAGAACAAATTTTAACTAACACTGAATAGGCATGTATATTTTCAGTACTTCAGTACCAGCAAAGCTTCATGTAATTACCTCTGCCAgggaggttatgttttcacctgtgtctgtttaCTGGTTGGTTTGtctatttgtcagcaggatgaCGCAAAAAGTGCTAAACTGCTTTGCCCCGAAACTTGGTTGAGGGAATGCTGCATGGGTCAGGGAAGAATACATTACATTTTGGTGTGAATCCAGTTAAATGGGTGGATTCAGAAGCTTTTTCTACTAGTGGAAATAAGTTGGTACTATGGTTTATAACAGATAAATAATTTATGTTATCAGTCTacttcccttttcctttttatttttctattatgaAAGCTAGAGAGACGTGTAGGATTTTTTGGCCTTGGTGGAGGTATGAGCTCTACTGAGTTCCATTCAAGGTTCATGtaaaggttccctgtggagtttttgacctctGTTACCACTGGCTTTGCAAAtattttatgaggaaggaaacgCACTTAACACatttgttagacctcaaggaTACAAACAGTGCATCTTGGCCAGTAATGCTGAATGCAAACATAACTTTTATTTGTCCACAAGATAactccacagggaacctttaAATAATCTATGACCTTAACCAACAATGTGTGGTATCCCTtagatcattttttttcttcctattcTTGGCAGCTGtccatgttttatttctctgcacttTCATTTTACCTGATGGTTTGTTCTGAGGTTGTCAATCTGCCTCCTGAACACCTTTGTCCAGAAGTCTTTGCAGATAAACTTCATTATGTCCAACTCATCCTTAAAGCTGGGAGAGTCCCTGGTCAACCTGGACAGAACAAACAGTGTTTGACATAAGTGAGGATGCATGTCACACAGCATTTACTGTTGTACAATTGGTATGTTTGTGCTCATCTACCTCTCAATGAGTCCCTGTCCCACCCTGAAGCCCATCCCTTcgaggacagaaacacagacagctctGTCCTGTAGAGAGGAAATTCAAGTGGATTATTTCCTCAGTGGACAAaaactgtttatgtgtgttacTATGGTGTATTGTGTACAATATGTTTGGTTCTTCTATGTGTGATTATGTTGACTGATTGTGCCCTTTATTAAACACACCTTGTTATCCATCTCCCCTTTACTGGATTGCTGCTCCTTGTAAACATGGGACACGATCTCCAAATGGAGAAATTCAAACAGAACCTCGTCTGCCAttcctgacaaacacaaaaaagtgtTTATACAACCCGACACACAGCTGGACTaatacagcttttttttaaacctagtTAGCTTCAAAACACAGCATCAAGAGTAAATGTGAAAACCATTTGCCCCCGATTAGCGTTAGCTGCACGGTTAGCACGAGATAGCTAGTGTTGTTTGCTAGCAACATTGTCCAGGCCGTGATAactagtttttattttttctttcttggtaTATTAGAGAGTGTATGGAAAAGCAATGCATCCTGTATGTCATACAGTTCATCTAGATATATTCAACCTACTGAACAGCCGAATCAACTGTACCTGTCAAATTGTTGTAGGCTACACGAAGGAAATAGGAGCCAGCCTAGGTTTGCTCGAAATCAGTACAAGGTCGACGTTCCGTTGATTCACGCGGGCGGAGTTAGCAGGGATTCACCCCTAACATAACGCGAAAATAGCTCCTAGTGGCGGTGAATGACATGCCCCGCAACAACAAAGGGCATGTAAAGAACTCATATATCcattaataaaacatattgTTCTTAAGTGGAGGGCAATAAACTCCATACCTCAAAACGATCATGAAAGTGAGTTTAATTTCGGCGTACGCCGGTTTGAATTACAAATAGACTGTTCCTTGTGTGAGCTGGTATATCTTCCAATCGCAGTACGAAACGTCATCATCACGTGACAGTTGTAAAACAAGCTACTTCCTAAATGCTcatgtgatttgtgtttttgactTCACGAAGAAGGTTTGTCCTTTTTTTGGATTTATCTCATTGTATATTTTTGGCACTGAGCTAGCTAACTTTACACATTATAGTTTTTCTCCTAGTTGGTGCAAACCATGTATGTCGCTTGCGTTAGCGTTGTTATTACCGTCATCTAGCTTCAGTGACCATTGTGTGGCTAACGACgctttgttgtgtgtctgtgtgtgtgcagtcatgtCCAGCAGGTACCAGATAGTGGTGCAGGGCGAGGCGTCTGAGACAGACTCTGATGATGAAGTTTACATCACTTCCCTGTCTGTTTCACAAACTGCCTCAGTTGGAGCCAAGGTGTGTATTTCagagcgacagagagagagataagtgTGTGTCCATCTCACTTGTCATGAATTTACAGCCTGTTTTGTCTGTGATCTTGGATCATGTCAGGTTCCCGGGGAGGCATCTGAAACGGACagtgagggtgaggaggaggaggagcaggcggACCGAGCCTCTGGAATGAGCCAGGAGAGCGCTCAGATACTCCGGAGAGACCTGCCTCCTCTTATTGTAGTCAGAGACCATCCTGATATGCAGTCCATAGTGGAAGACAGGCCAAGCCCCACACACAGGCCACACGGTGAGGAACGCCAGTCAcaattataacaataataactcCAGTAATAACTTACTAgctttttttctgagctttcAATCGCATTTTACAGTCTTAACTAGCAAATGGATCATCTGCATGTATGAATGACTGTAGTATGAATGGAGCCAGCTCTATCTGCTGATTGAAACCAATGCTTTGAGATGCagtttaaagctttgaaaagcCACTaaagaggaacagaaacagTACTTACCATCTTACAATATTGCAAGTAATGGAAAATCCAGGTAGCCCTGTTTAAGATCAGATGTTGTGGAGTGGT of the Toxotes jaculatrix isolate fToxJac2 chromosome 9, fToxJac2.pri, whole genome shotgun sequence genome contains:
- the trappc6bl gene encoding trafficking protein particle complex subunit 6B, like, with protein sequence MADEVLFEFLHLEIVSHVYKEQQSSKGEMDNKDRAVCVSVLEGMGFRVGQGLIERLTRDSPSFKDELDIMKFICKDFWTKVFRRQIDNLRTNHQGTYVLQDNKFALLTQLSSGKQYLDQAPKYLAFSCGMVRGALSNLGLDSVVTAEVSVMPSCKFQVVIQKL
- the bloc1s3 gene encoding biogenesis of lysosome-related organelles complex 1 subunit 3, which gives rise to MSSRYQIVVQGEASETDSDDEVYITSLSVSQTASVGAKVPGEASETDSEGEEEEEQADRASGMSQESAQILRRDLPPLIVVRDHPDMQSIVEDRPSPTHRPHGDTLLQQKLRESNSRLYHDVLQTLRQVYGGASREVRSATAQLNTSQSAIINTSHSIRLILDDLKAVSEKIDIITSCQILPDINISDPNNYTAPTAPAP